A window of the Choloepus didactylus isolate mChoDid1 chromosome 11, mChoDid1.pri, whole genome shotgun sequence genome harbors these coding sequences:
- the LOC119506216 gene encoding LOW QUALITY PROTEIN: olfactory receptor 2G3-like (The sequence of the model RefSeq protein was modified relative to this genomic sequence to represent the inferred CDS: substituted 1 base at 1 genomic stop codon), translating to MGRANDSSLVGFILLGFSDHPHLEAVLFVFVLVFYLLTLVGNIIIIIIWYLDPPLHTPMYFFLSNLSFLDLCFTTSLASQTLVNLXGPEKTITYGGCVLQLYISLALGSTECILLAVMALDRYVAVCKPLHYTVIMNLQLCQQLASISWLSGLANSLIHATFTLQLPLCGNHRLDHFICEVPALLKLACVDTTINELVLFVISVLFLLIPPALILISYGFITQAVLRIKSMVTRQKACSTCSSHLIVVIIFYGTIIYMYLQPRDSYTQDRGKFISLFYTMVTPTLNPIIYTLRNKDVKEALKKLISGKLCSFQM from the coding sequence ATGGGAAGGGCCAATGACAGTTCCCTGGTAGGTTTCATCCTTCTGGGCTTCTCTGACCACCCTCACCTGGAGGCTGTGCTCTTTGTATTTGTCCTTGTCTTCTATCTCCTGACCCTTGTGggaaacatcatcatcatcatcatctggtACCTGGATCCTcctctccacacccccatgtactttttcctcagtAACCTCTCCTTCCTGGACCTTTGCTTCACCACTAGCCTTGCCTCTCAGACTCTAGTTAACCTGTGAGGACCAGAGAAGACCATCACTTATGGAGGGTGTGTGCTCCAACTCTATATCTCTTTAGCCCTGGGCTCTACAGAGTGTATTCTCTTAGCTGTGATGGCCTTAGATCGCTATGTTGCTGTCTGCAAACCCTTACACTACACAGTCATCATGAACTTGCAGCTATGTCAGCAGCTAGCATCCATCTCCTGGCTGAGTGGTTTGGCCAATTCTTTGATCCATGCTACCTTCACCTTGCAGCTGCCTCTCTGTGGCAACCACAGGCTGGATCATTTTATTTGTGAAGTGCCAGCCCTCCTCAAATTGGCTTGTGTGGACACCACCATCAATGAATTGGTGCTTTTTGTCATTAGTGTCCTGTTCCTCCTAATCCCCCCAGCACTCATTCTTATCTCCTATGGCTTCATAACACAGGCTGTGTTGAGGATCAAATCAATGGTCACCAGGCAAAAAGCATGCagcacctgctcctcccacctcatTGTGGTGATCATTTTTTATGGCACCATCATCTACATGTATCTCCAGCCAAGGGACAGTTATACCCAGGACCGAGGCAAGTTTATCTCCCTTTTCTACACTATGGTGACTCCCACCTTAAATCCTATCATCTACACTTTAAGAAACAAGGATGTGAAGGAGGCTTTGAAGAAACTGATCTCAGGAAAACTGTGCTCCTTCCAGATGTGA